CTTCGCCGCCCTTGACGGCAATATCCGAGGCGTTGCCCGCCAGCGTGCTGGCCTGGCGCGCGTTGTCGGCGTTCTGCCGCACGATGCTCGTCAGCTCTTCCATGCTCGACGCGGTTTCTTCCAGCGCCGAAGCCTGCTGCTCGGTGCGCTGCGACAGATCGGCATTGCCGGCGGCAATCTGCTGCGTGGCACTGGCAATCGAGTCGGAGCCCGAGCGCACCTGCCCCACCATCCTCTGCAGGCTTTCCTGCATGCGTTGCAGCGCCTGCAGCAGGCGGCCGGTTTCATCGGCACGGTCCACCTGGATGGTGTGCGTGAGGTCGCCCTGCGTGATGTGCTCGGCCTGCTCGACGGCGCGCATCAGCGGTACCGTGATCGAGCGGCGCAGCGCCCATGTCAGCAGCCCGCCCACCAGAATGCCGCCCAGCAGCAGGCCGGTGGTAAGAGCGCTCAGCGCGTGGTGCTCGGCCTGGCTGGCTTCGTAGCTGGCTTTGGCCGCGTCCATCTGCAGGCGGTTGAGCGCCGTCACCTTGTCGCCAAGGGGACGGTACAGGGCGGGCATGACGTCCATGACGGTCTTGTTGATGCGCGCTTCGTCATGCGTCTGCACGGCTTGCATCAACACCTGTGCGCCGTCACGCACGAAGACGTCGCGTAAGCCCTGAGCCTCGTCGGCCAGCTTGCGTTCCTCCGCCGTGGTGGGCAGCGCGCGGTAGCGCTTCCAGGCGGCGTCGGACTTGTCGAGGAACATCTTGGCGCGCTCGACCGTTTTTTCCGTGCCGGGCGCATTGGGCGCCATGGCTGCACGATCGAGCACGATGCGGAAGCTCAGGAGGTTGGAATCGGATTCGGCCAATGCCACGGTGCCCGCCAGCTGCACGGCATAGCCGTCCTGCACGCGGGTGTTGGCGTGCTGCATGCCGATGAGGCCCGACACGCCCACGATGACGGCGAGCACACCAATGCCCGCCATCATCAGCCCCAAGCGGAGCCGGATGGTCATTTTGCTGAACATGCTTCCCTCCCCTAACGGCGCCGCACCTGTTGTTACGGTGTCTTGTCGCCCGCCGGGCCCCTTTGGCCCGGCCTCAATCGCTGTGGGCACGAACGCCGCGCCCCAGCCGGATTCATGTCGCCATCACGCGGCTTCCGCTTCGTCGCACAGTGCCATGTCGGCCGACATCAGCAGGCGCTCGATGTCCACCAGGATCAGCATGCGCTCGTCGATCGAACCCAGGCCACGGATGTATTCCGTATCCAGCGCGCCCGAGAACTCCGGCGCCGGCTTGATCTGCTGGCTTTGCAGCGTCAGCACGTCAGACACACCATCCACGACGATGCCGACCACGCGGTCCATCAGGTTCAGGATGATGACGACGGTGTACTGGTTGTACTCGACGCGCTCGAGCTGGAACTTGATGCGCAGATCAACGATCGGCACGATGATGCCGCGCAGGTTGATCACACCCTTGATGAAATCGGGCGCATTGGCAATGCGCGTGACGGTCTCGTAGCCGCGGATTTCCTGCACCTTCAGGATGTCGATGCCGTATTCCTCGCGGCCCAGCGTGAAGGCCAGGTACTCCTCCCCGCCGGTGTCTTCGCCGACCACGTGTTTCTTGACTTCCATTGCGGCTCCCCTCGGCCCCGTCGGGCCACTAGATTGAATTCGTTGTGGTGGTGGATCCCACCCTGCCAGGCGTGAACGCTTATGCCGCGGCCATCGCCTCGGTCGAGAAACGACCGCCCTGTGCTTCGCCCACCTCGTGCTTTTCGGCACTAACGGCACGCATCGCGTTTTCTGAATGGCCCGCGCGGGTCTCGCGCATCAGCGCCGACACGTCGACGATCAGCGCAACGCTGCCATCGCCCAGGATGGTCGCGCCCGAGATGCCCGGCACGCGGCGGTAGTTCGTCTCCAGGTTCTTGACCACCACCTGTTGCTGGCCGACCAGCTCGTCGACCTGCAGCGCGATCTTCTTGCCTTCCGAATCCAGGATCACGACGATGCCTTCCGACGGATCGGGCAGCGACGGCGTGATGCGGAAGCGTTCGTACATCGGCACCAGCGTCAGGTATTCGTTGCGCACCTTGAGCAGGCGACCGCCGCCCGGCACAGCCTTGATGTCTTCCGGACGCGGTTGCAGCGATTCGGCCACGCACGACAGCGGGAGGATGAACACTTCTTCACCGGTCTTGACCGACATGCCGTCCAGGATCGCCAGCGTGAGCGGCAGCACGATGCGGATCGTCGTGCCCTTGCCCTTCTGCGACTGGATCTCGACGTAGCCGCCCATCGACTGGATGTTCTGCTTGACCACGTCCATGCCCACGCCGCGGCCGGACACGTCCGTCACCTGGTCGGCGGTGGAGAAGCCCGGCGCGAAGATGAGCTGGTTGATCTCGTCGTCGGTCATGTTGTCCGACACGGGCAGGCCGCGCTCGCGCGCCTTCTTGAGGATCTTGTCGCGGTTCAGGCCCTGGCCGTCGTCGCTCACCTCGATAACGATGTTGCCGCCCTGGTGGGCAGCAGAGAGCAGCAGTTGGCCGGTGGCGTCCTTGCCGGCGGCCACGCGGGCCTCGGGCAGTTCGATGCCGTGGTCCAGGCTGTTGCGCACCAGGTGCGTGAGCGGATCGATGATCCGTTCGATCAGGCCCTTGTCCAGTTCGGTTGATTTGCCGAACGTCGACAGCTCGACCTGCTTGCCCAGCTTGTGTGCCAGGTCGCGCACCAGGCGCGGGAAGCGGTTGAACACGTAGTCCATCGGCATCATGCGGATGGACATGGCGGCCTCTTGCAGGTCGCGTGCATTGCGCGTGAGCTGCGACAGGCCGGCAAACAGGCGCTCGTTGAGCACCGGGTCGAAGGCCTGCGCGGTTTGTGCCAGCATGGCCTGCGTAATAACGAGTTCACCCACCAGGTTGATGAGCTGGTCGACCTTTTCCACGCCGACGCGAATCGACGTTTCCGCAGCCACGGCGGGCTTATGGTCGGCGGCGGCCGGGCGGGCCGGCATGGGGACGGCGACAGCGGCAACGGCCTGCGCCGGTGCAGCTTCGTTGGCAGCCGGGGCGTGCACTTCCGTCTGCGCGGCGGCGGGCGTCGGTGCAGCAACAACCGGCACAGCGGCTTCGGCCACCGCCGGTGCCGCACCACCCACGTGCGGCGTGATGACGATCTGATCCGCATCGATGATGAAGCAGCTCACCGCGATGATGTCGTCAGCCGTGCAGGTCGTCTGCAGCACGATGTCGCTGTTGCGGCCGGTGCGCGCGTGGCGCAACACGGTGCCCAGATGCTTGAGTTCGGTGACGATCAGCTCGCAGTCTTCGTTCGAGACATTGATGAGCTTGATGTCCAGGCCGCCGTCAATGTCGCCCACGGCGTCGGCCGCAGGCGCTTCAGCCACCATCGGCTCGGGTTCCGGTGCAGCCACCGGTTCGGGCGTCGCCACCACGGGCGCCGCAGCCGCCGGCGCGGCGGCAACAGGGGCGCCTTCCTCGGCGGTCAGGCTGTTGAGCTTGGCCACCATGTATTCGAGCGTGGCCGTATCGATTGGGTGCTCTTGCCGGTAGGCATCAAGTTGGCTTTTCAACACGTCTTTCGTTTCCAGGAAAGCATCCACCATGTTTTCGCGCAGCTGCAGGGTACCGGTGCGAGCGCGGTCCAGAATCGACTCCGCCACATGCGTGAGTTCCGTCATGTGCGTGAAACCGAAGGTTGCAGCACCACCCTTGATGGAGTGCGCGCAGCGGAAGATGGCGTTCAGATCATCAGAAGAAGGGTTGGCGACATCGAGGTTGAGCAGCAGCCGCTCCATGTCGACGAGCAGCTCTTCCGCCTCTTCGAAGAAGGCGCCGAAAAACTGGCTAAGGTCGAGGTTCATATCTGTCGTCTCGGTCGTTTAATGCGTCGAAGCAGACCCGTGGGTCTGCGCGTGCCATTCGAGCAACTGCATCACCGAATCGGTCAGCCCATCCGGGTCGAACGGCTTGGGCAGAAAGCCCGTCGCGCCTGCAGCGCGTGCCTGATCGCGGATGGTGCTGTCAGCCTCGGTGGTCAGCATGAGGATCGGGGTGTCGGCGTAGGCCGGCAGTGTGCGCAGCGCGCGAATGAGGGTCAGGCCGTCCATCGACGGCATCACCTGGTCGGTGATCACAAGGTGGTGGCTGCCCTGGGCGAGCGTGCGTGCGGCTTCCAGCGCGGCGGTGCCGTCGCCGGCTTCCGTCACGACAAAGCCGCACTCGCGCAGGCACGTGGCAATCATGCGGCGGATCGACGTGGAATCGTCCACCACCAGGATGTGTTTCTCGCTCATCGACTGTTTCTCCCCTCGGCGCTCTTTATGGCTTGGCCGCGCTCACTGCATCGGCCACACCCGTGGCACGTGCGGCAGCATCGGTCAGCGTGTCTTTGCCGTCATTGCGCAGGTCGGCCACCGGCTCGACCCCACCCGAGCGCACGGCTTCAGCGGCGCGTGCGTTGAGCACGACGATGCTGATGCGGCGGTTGATCGGGTTGTAGATGTTCGTCTTGTCCAGCGGCACCGATGCCTCCAGGCCCACCACGCGGCTGACCTTCTCGGGCTTCATGCCGCCGGCCACCAGTTCGCGTCGCGATGCGTTGGCGCGGTCGGCCGACAGTTCCCAGTTGCTGTAGCCGTGCTGCGTGGCGTATTGCGTCGCGTCGGTGTGGCCCGACAGGCTGATCGGATTGGGCACGTCGTTCAGCGCCGAGCCCAGCTCACGCAGGATCGTGCGCATGTACGGCTGCACCTCGGCGCTGGCGTTGGCGAACATCGGACGGTTCTGCTGATCCACGATCTGGATGCGCAGGCCTTCGGTGGTCATGTCGATCAGCAACTGGTGCTTGAACTGGCTCATCACCGGGTTCGTCTCGACCATCTCGGCAATCTTCTGCTTGAGCTTGTTCAGCGCCGCATCGTCCGACTCATCGCGGATGTTGCGCTGGCGCTGCACCGTCGGGCTCGGGCTCGGGTTCGGCTGCGGCACGTTCTGCTTGAGGGACGGGCTGCCCTGCAGGATGCTGGACTGGTCGCCAGAACCGGCGCCACCAAAGAGCGCCACCTTCAGCGGCGTGCGGAAATAGGTTTCGACCGACGACAGCTCGGCCTTGGTCACCGAGCTGAGCAGCCACATCAAGAGGAAGAACGCCATCATGGCGGTCACGAAGTCGGCGTAGGCGATCTTCCACGCGCCACCGTGGTGGCCGTGTCCGCCTTTCTTGTTGCGCCGAATGACAATGAAGGTCGGCGTGCTGGACTTGCTCATGGTCCGTTCCCGTCGGTGTGTGCTGCGTCGTTAATGGCACGGCTCGGTGGCCATGCTCTGTCTCATATAGGGTTCAGCGCTACGCTGTCTTGGCGCCGCGCACGTGGTCTTCCAGTTCGGCAAACGATGGGCGCTCGGTCGAGAACAGCACCTTGCGGCCGAATTCCACGGCAATGGCCGGGGCGTAGCCGTTCATGCTGGCCAGCAGCGTCACCTTGATGCACTGGAACAACTTGGTCGATTCTTCGGCGCGCTGCTCCAGCAGCGAACCCAGCGGCCCGATGAAGCCGTACGCCAGCAAGATCCCGAGGAACGTGCCGACCAGCGCGGATGCGATCAGCTTGCCCAGCTCTGCCGGCGGCAGGCCGACCGAGCCCATGGTGTGCACCACGCCCATCACGGCGGCCACGATGCCGAAGGCCGGCATAGCGTCGCCCACCTTGGTGATGATGCGGGCCGGTTGTTCGGCTTCGTGGTGGTGGGTGTCGATTTCCTGATCCATCAGCGCTTCGATCTGGAACGGATTCAGGTTGCCGCCCACCATGAGGCGCAGGTAATCGCAGATGAAATCCAGCGCGTGGTGATCTGCCTGGATGGCGGGGTAATTGGCGAACAGCGTGCTTTCGTGCGGGGCTTCGATGTCGGCTTCGATCGACATCATCCCTTCGCGGCGGATCTTGGACAGCACCACGTACAGCAGCGCCATCACTTCCATATAGAGGGCCTTGGTGTACTTCGAACCCTTGAACAGGCCCGGCAGCGCTTTGACGGTGGCGTTGATGGCCTTCTTGTCGTTACCGACCACGAAGGCGCCAATGCCGGCGCCGAAGATGATCAGCAGTTCGGTCGGCTGGAACAAGGGCCCGAGGTGTCCTCCGGCCAGCATGTAGCCGCCGAACACCGACGCGAGAATCACGATGTAACCGATGGCAACTAACACGGGGCGAACTCCTGAATGGGCGATCCTTCGATCAATACAAGAGGGAATAACGGCATCCCCCCGGTTAACTGAAGGCTTGAGCGCCGGGTTTTGCTGCTGCGCGGTGCTCGAAAAACCTGCCGCCGCGCCCTTCTTCACCAAGAACGGCAACAAAACGGGCGGCTTGAGCACCACCTGGCCCAAAGAGCGCTTCCCGGTAGGCCGATCCAAAGAAAAAGGGACGGAAATCGCTTTCCGTCCCCACTTTTTCGTCCGTTTTCTGCACCCAGCGGCAAAAAAAAATGCCGGTCCGCAGTTTCCCGCGACCGGCCTACCCCCTTCCCCTTTTGTCCTGCCTGAGCCCCTGTGCTTTTCCTGCTCTGTGTTCCTTGCTCTTTTGTTCTTTGTATTGTTATCTGCCGATCTTGCCGGCTATTCCCGTATTTCCCGTACCGCTACCCTATTTCCCGTCCGCCCTTTTTTGACCATCCCCCGGCGGTTCTGCAAGTCCCGTATTCCCGTATTCCCGTGTTCCTGCAATGCCGTTATCAGGCGTCGATCGTCTTTTCCGCGATCGCATCAACCGGAGCAGCGACGCGCTTTTTCTTTCCTGCGCGTGACGGCGGCTGGCATACACCGCACACGAAATCATGGTGCAGGTCGTCTGCGTGGGCCACGAAATGGCCGGTGCAGCGCTTGCACTTCACGGTGTGCAGCATCTTCCCCTCGAAGAACTTCAGCATCATCCACGCACGGGTGATCGAGAGCACCTCTTCCTGTTCGTGGACGTGAATATGTTCCTGGTACAGCTTGTAGGCCGAGATCAGGCGGCGCACACCCGTGCTGCGGCTGTTCTCACCCAGAAAACGATAGATGTTCAGGAAGATCGACGAATGGATGTTCGGCGACCACGTCAGGAACCAGTCTGCCGAGAAAGGCAGCATGCCCTTGGGCGGCGATTCCCCACGGATTTCCTTGTACAGTTTGACCAGACGCTCACGGCTGAGCGTGGTTTCCTGTTCCAGCAGTTGCAGGCGCGCACCGAGCGAAATCAATTCCGCTGCGAGGTGGATCTGCTGAACTTCGTTCATGACGCTGGTGTGACGCATGGCACTGCTCCCGCTTTCGCTTGCTACTCATCCAAAGTGCAATCTCTGAACCCGGCGAAAAGACCGCCGCAAATGGCTCAGCTGATCTGCTCAACCGCCTGACGTGCCAGCAGGATCGACATTTGCGATTGCTGCAGACCCTTGTCACGGTGCGGCTGGGTCACCAGACCCAGGATGGCGTGATCGTCGAAGCGGAAGCGGCACAGCATCATGTTCGTGCTGGCCAGCTTGACGATCTGCGCGGGCGACATCGTCAGCAGGATGTCAGCCAATTCTTCAGAGATGCCGAGGCGAAACAGTGCGGCATCGCGATCCTTGGCCAGCATCTGCTGAGCAAGCATCAAGTAGGTGAGATTCAGTTCGCTGATCTCGGAAACAATGTCTTGCGTGTCCATGTATGTCCCGTCGTGTGCAGTAAAAGTACAACTTGCATCCGATCTCGCATGGTGATGTCCGGTGGCGCTATTTTTTTGCGCCTACCCTCGCCGGGCTGTTCACCAATCCCCACAGATCGGATGTTCCTGCAGTCGGCGCCGTTGCCGGCACTTCCTGCTCCTTCTTACTCACGTCGCTAAAGACATGGCGAAGTTGTTTTCTGTTGAACACATTGTGGGTTTACGTCCGGGCTAAGTAAAGAAGGGGGGACCCCTACGTCAGGGGGGTGAGGTAGTCCGTTATCTTGTAGGCAATTTTCCTACAAATCTGTTAATAAACGTTGCAAATGAAGCCTTTGCCGACGCAACGGCCCTGAGTAGACGATGCGCTAAAGCGGGCGTTTGACACGTATTTACCCCAATGAACGGCGAAAGATAGCAATTAAATTGCCTAAAGTCGTCAGAAATCGACAAAGAAGGCGTCGCACTTCTGCGACTGTGAGCATCGGATGCCGGGTTAACCGCTTGTAGGACACTTCTGACCCA
This is a stretch of genomic DNA from Ralstonia wenshanensis. It encodes these proteins:
- a CDS encoding response regulator encodes the protein MSEKHILVVDDSTSIRRMIATCLRECGFVVTEAGDGTAALEAARTLAQGSHHLVITDQVMPSMDGLTLIRALRTLPAYADTPILMLTTEADSTIRDQARAAGATGFLPKPFDPDGLTDSVMQLLEWHAQTHGSASTH
- the cheA gene encoding chemotaxis protein CheA, with translation MNLDLSQFFGAFFEEAEELLVDMERLLLNLDVANPSSDDLNAIFRCAHSIKGGAATFGFTHMTELTHVAESILDRARTGTLQLRENMVDAFLETKDVLKSQLDAYRQEHPIDTATLEYMVAKLNSLTAEEGAPVAAAPAAAAPVVATPEPVAAPEPEPMVAEAPAADAVGDIDGGLDIKLINVSNEDCELIVTELKHLGTVLRHARTGRNSDIVLQTTCTADDIIAVSCFIIDADQIVITPHVGGAAPAVAEAAVPVVAAPTPAAAQTEVHAPAANEAAPAQAVAAVAVPMPARPAAADHKPAVAAETSIRVGVEKVDQLINLVGELVITQAMLAQTAQAFDPVLNERLFAGLSQLTRNARDLQEAAMSIRMMPMDYVFNRFPRLVRDLAHKLGKQVELSTFGKSTELDKGLIERIIDPLTHLVRNSLDHGIELPEARVAAGKDATGQLLLSAAHQGGNIVIEVSDDGQGLNRDKILKKARERGLPVSDNMTDDEINQLIFAPGFSTADQVTDVSGRGVGMDVVKQNIQSMGGYVEIQSQKGKGTTIRIVLPLTLAILDGMSVKTGEEVFILPLSCVAESLQPRPEDIKAVPGGGRLLKVRNEYLTLVPMYERFRITPSLPDPSEGIVVILDSEGKKIALQVDELVGQQQVVVKNLETNYRRVPGISGATILGDGSVALIVDVSALMRETRAGHSENAMRAVSAEKHEVGEAQGGRFSTEAMAAA
- the flhC gene encoding flagellar transcriptional regulator FlhC → MRHTSVMNEVQQIHLAAELISLGARLQLLEQETTLSRERLVKLYKEIRGESPPKGMLPFSADWFLTWSPNIHSSIFLNIYRFLGENSRSTGVRRLISAYKLYQEHIHVHEQEEVLSITRAWMMLKFFEGKMLHTVKCKRCTGHFVAHADDLHHDFVCGVCQPPSRAGKKKRVAAPVDAIAEKTIDA
- the motA gene encoding flagellar motor stator protein MotA, which produces MLVAIGYIVILASVFGGYMLAGGHLGPLFQPTELLIIFGAGIGAFVVGNDKKAINATVKALPGLFKGSKYTKALYMEVMALLYVVLSKIRREGMMSIEADIEAPHESTLFANYPAIQADHHALDFICDYLRLMVGGNLNPFQIEALMDQEIDTHHHEAEQPARIITKVGDAMPAFGIVAAVMGVVHTMGSVGLPPAELGKLIASALVGTFLGILLAYGFIGPLGSLLEQRAEESTKLFQCIKVTLLASMNGYAPAIAVEFGRKVLFSTERPSFAELEDHVRGAKTA
- a CDS encoding chemotaxis protein CheW — its product is MEVKKHVVGEDTGGEEYLAFTLGREEYGIDILKVQEIRGYETVTRIANAPDFIKGVINLRGIIVPIVDLRIKFQLERVEYNQYTVVIILNLMDRVVGIVVDGVSDVLTLQSQQIKPAPEFSGALDTEYIRGLGSIDERMLILVDIERLLMSADMALCDEAEAA
- the motB gene encoding flagellar motor protein MotB, which codes for MSKSSTPTFIVIRRNKKGGHGHHGGAWKIAYADFVTAMMAFFLLMWLLSSVTKAELSSVETYFRTPLKVALFGGAGSGDQSSILQGSPSLKQNVPQPNPSPSPTVQRQRNIRDESDDAALNKLKQKIAEMVETNPVMSQFKHQLLIDMTTEGLRIQIVDQQNRPMFANASAEVQPYMRTILRELGSALNDVPNPISLSGHTDATQYATQHGYSNWELSADRANASRRELVAGGMKPEKVSRVVGLEASVPLDKTNIYNPINRRISIVVLNARAAEAVRSGGVEPVADLRNDGKDTLTDAAARATGVADAVSAAKP
- a CDS encoding methyl-accepting chemotaxis protein, which codes for MFSKMTIRLRLGLMMAGIGVLAVIVGVSGLIGMQHANTRVQDGYAVQLAGTVALAESDSNLLSFRIVLDRAAMAPNAPGTEKTVERAKMFLDKSDAAWKRYRALPTTAEERKLADEAQGLRDVFVRDGAQVLMQAVQTHDEARINKTVMDVMPALYRPLGDKVTALNRLQMDAAKASYEASQAEHHALSALTTGLLLGGILVGGLLTWALRRSITVPLMRAVEQAEHITQGDLTHTIQVDRADETGRLLQALQRMQESLQRMVGQVRSGSDSIASATQQIAAGNADLSQRTEQQASALEETASSMEELTSIVRQNADNARQASTLAGNASDIAVKGGEVVGRVVDTMAGINDSSKKIADIIGVIEGIAFQTNILALNAAVEAARAGEQGRGFAVVAGEVRSLAQRSATAAKEIKELISDSVGRVENGTTLVAEAGSVIDEVVVAVKRVTDIMGEISSASDEQSAGIEQINQAVTQMDEGTQQNAALVEQAAAAAMSLQEQASGLRQAVAAFRTPAGAQANAVSTVPVAARAAAKPAPKAKAAPRHAAKPKAAARNTAEPTAQAVAATAAPASAKEQQRERTAAAAVSKAAASAPKLPVPKLVAAGGDDSDWETF
- the flhD gene encoding flagellar transcriptional regulator FlhD is translated as MDTQDIVSEISELNLTYLMLAQQMLAKDRDAALFRLGISEELADILLTMSPAQIVKLASTNMMLCRFRFDDHAILGLVTQPHRDKGLQQSQMSILLARQAVEQIS